Proteins co-encoded in one Chrysemys picta bellii isolate R12L10 chromosome 13, ASM1138683v2, whole genome shotgun sequence genomic window:
- the OSBPL2 gene encoding oxysterol-binding protein-related protein 2 isoform X2, translating to MGKKRTTKNRITGFDSDNSSGDFSETNHKVAEMLDLDPPQSNRTGKHNGERQLHENGIKKHRTSLPAPMFSRSDFSVWSILKKCIGLELSKITMPIVFNEPLSFLQRITEYMEHIYLIHKASSHANPLERMQAVAAFAVSAVASQWERTGKPFNPLLGETYELIREDLGFRLISEQVSHHPPVSAFYSEGLNKDFVFHGSIYPKLKFWGKSVEAEPRGTITLELLKHNEAYTWTNPTCCVHNIIIGKLWIEQYGTIEIVNHSTGDKCILNFRPCGLFGKELHRVEGHVQDKNKKKLSVIYGKWTECLWCINPATYDASKKNEKRGGDQKKMKPSEDAGNDEADDMPEIQETVQVIPGSKLLWRINSRPPNSSQMYNFTSFAVSLNELETGMEAVLAPTDCRLRPDIRGMENGELDLASKEKERLEEKQRAARKERAKDEVEWRTRWFHQGNNPYTGTSDWLYSGGYFDRNFSDCPDIY from the exons ATGGGGAAGAAGAGAACTACGAAAAACAGAATCACTG GCTTCGATTCCGACAATTCTTCAGGAGACTTTTCAGAAACCAATCATAAAGTTGCAGAAATGCTTGATCTGGATCCACCCCAAAGCAATAGGACTGGAAAACATAATGGAGAGAGGCAGCTTCATGAGAATGGAATTAAGAAACACAG AACATCATTACCTGCACCGATGTTTTCTAGGAGTGATTTCAGTGTGTGGagtatattaaaaaaatgcattggACTG GAGCTGTCTAAAATTACAATGCCTATTGTCTTCAATGAGCCACTGAGCTTCCTCCAGCGGATAACCGAATACATGGAACACATATACCTCATTCATAAAGCTAGCAGTCATGCGAACCCCCTGGAAAGAATGCAG GCTGTAGCTGCTTTTGCAGTTTCTGCAGTAGCTTCGCAGTGGGAGAGAACTGGCAAACCATTTAACCCTCTACTAGGAGAAACGTATGAATTAATCAG GGAGGATTTAGGATTTAGGTTGATATCTGAACAGGTCAGTCACCACCCACCTGTTAGTGCATTTTATTCTGAAGGCCTCAATAAGGACTTTGTTTTTCATGGATCAATCTACCCCAAATTAAAGTTCTGGGGGAAGAGTGTAGAAGCAGAGCCCCGTGGAACAATTACTTTGGAGCTTCTAAA ACATAATGAAGCTTACACGTGGACAAACCCAACCTGTTGTGTACATAACATAATTATAGGTAAACTGTGGATAGAACAGTATGGAACAATAGAAATTGTAAATCACAG TACTGGAGATAAATGTATCCTTAATTTTAGACCATGTGGACTGTTTGGAAAAGAGCTTCACAGAGTAGAGGGTCACGTTCAGGACAAAAA CAAGAAGAAGCTCTCTGTGATCTATGGCAAATGGACAGAATGCTTATGGTGTATCAATCCTGCCACATATGATGCTTCTAAAAAGAATGAAAAGAGAGGTGGTGACCAGAAGAAAATGAAGCCG AGCGAAGATGCTGGGAATGATGAGGCCGATGATATGCCAGAGATCCAAGAGACTGTGCAAGTCATACCAGGCAGTaagctgctttggaggataaaTTCTAGACCACCAAACTCATCACAG ATGTACAATTTCACCAGTTTTGCTGTGAGTCTCAATGAGCTGGAAACGGGCATGGAAGCAGTTTTAGCTCCCACTGATTGTCGTCTACGTCCAGATATCAGAGGCATGGAAAATGGAGAGCTGG ACCTGGCTAGCAAAGAAAAAGAGAGACTAGAAGAGAAACAAAGAGCCGCTCGTAAAGAACGTGCAAAAGATGAAGTGGAATGGAGGACAAG ATGGTTTCATCAAGGCAATAACCCATACACTGGAACTTCAGACTGGTTATATTCAGGCGGATACTTTGATAGAAATTTCTCAGACTGTCCAGATATATATTGA
- the OSBPL2 gene encoding oxysterol-binding protein-related protein 2 isoform X1 — MNSEEEFFDAVTGFDSDNSSGDFSETNHKVAEMLDLDPPQSNRTGKHNGERQLHENGIKKHRTSLPAPMFSRSDFSVWSILKKCIGLELSKITMPIVFNEPLSFLQRITEYMEHIYLIHKASSHANPLERMQAVAAFAVSAVASQWERTGKPFNPLLGETYELIREDLGFRLISEQVSHHPPVSAFYSEGLNKDFVFHGSIYPKLKFWGKSVEAEPRGTITLELLKHNEAYTWTNPTCCVHNIIIGKLWIEQYGTIEIVNHSTGDKCILNFRPCGLFGKELHRVEGHVQDKNKKKLSVIYGKWTECLWCINPATYDASKKNEKRGGDQKKMKPSEDAGNDEADDMPEIQETVQVIPGSKLLWRINSRPPNSSQMYNFTSFAVSLNELETGMEAVLAPTDCRLRPDIRGMENGELDLASKEKERLEEKQRAARKERAKDEVEWRTRWFHQGNNPYTGTSDWLYSGGYFDRNFSDCPDIY, encoded by the exons ATGAATAGTGAAGAGGAGTTCTTTGATGCCGTTACGG GCTTCGATTCCGACAATTCTTCAGGAGACTTTTCAGAAACCAATCATAAAGTTGCAGAAATGCTTGATCTGGATCCACCCCAAAGCAATAGGACTGGAAAACATAATGGAGAGAGGCAGCTTCATGAGAATGGAATTAAGAAACACAG AACATCATTACCTGCACCGATGTTTTCTAGGAGTGATTTCAGTGTGTGGagtatattaaaaaaatgcattggACTG GAGCTGTCTAAAATTACAATGCCTATTGTCTTCAATGAGCCACTGAGCTTCCTCCAGCGGATAACCGAATACATGGAACACATATACCTCATTCATAAAGCTAGCAGTCATGCGAACCCCCTGGAAAGAATGCAG GCTGTAGCTGCTTTTGCAGTTTCTGCAGTAGCTTCGCAGTGGGAGAGAACTGGCAAACCATTTAACCCTCTACTAGGAGAAACGTATGAATTAATCAG GGAGGATTTAGGATTTAGGTTGATATCTGAACAGGTCAGTCACCACCCACCTGTTAGTGCATTTTATTCTGAAGGCCTCAATAAGGACTTTGTTTTTCATGGATCAATCTACCCCAAATTAAAGTTCTGGGGGAAGAGTGTAGAAGCAGAGCCCCGTGGAACAATTACTTTGGAGCTTCTAAA ACATAATGAAGCTTACACGTGGACAAACCCAACCTGTTGTGTACATAACATAATTATAGGTAAACTGTGGATAGAACAGTATGGAACAATAGAAATTGTAAATCACAG TACTGGAGATAAATGTATCCTTAATTTTAGACCATGTGGACTGTTTGGAAAAGAGCTTCACAGAGTAGAGGGTCACGTTCAGGACAAAAA CAAGAAGAAGCTCTCTGTGATCTATGGCAAATGGACAGAATGCTTATGGTGTATCAATCCTGCCACATATGATGCTTCTAAAAAGAATGAAAAGAGAGGTGGTGACCAGAAGAAAATGAAGCCG AGCGAAGATGCTGGGAATGATGAGGCCGATGATATGCCAGAGATCCAAGAGACTGTGCAAGTCATACCAGGCAGTaagctgctttggaggataaaTTCTAGACCACCAAACTCATCACAG ATGTACAATTTCACCAGTTTTGCTGTGAGTCTCAATGAGCTGGAAACGGGCATGGAAGCAGTTTTAGCTCCCACTGATTGTCGTCTACGTCCAGATATCAGAGGCATGGAAAATGGAGAGCTGG ACCTGGCTAGCAAAGAAAAAGAGAGACTAGAAGAGAAACAAAGAGCCGCTCGTAAAGAACGTGCAAAAGATGAAGTGGAATGGAGGACAAG ATGGTTTCATCAAGGCAATAACCCATACACTGGAACTTCAGACTGGTTATATTCAGGCGGATACTTTGATAGAAATTTCTCAGACTGTCCAGATATATATTGA